The Rhodothermus profundi genome segment CGTAATCCGCTCAGCCGCTGGACGAGCCATCTTCCCTATCCATACCCCTCCCCAGGCCCCGACCGTCAGCCCGGCAAACATCGGATAAGCCGCTGCATCAACTGTCTGGAAATAGGCCGAAACGACAGCGCTGTCCCATTGATACGTCAGGCAAAGCAGTCGGAGCTCCAGGGCCGTTTGCTCACAGGCAGCCTGCGCCCAGGCGTTACCCGTTACCAGAAGGGCCAGCGCAGGCCCCAGCCACAGACAACGCTGCATTATTCTTCCAGATAGACCTCGTCCAGCTCAGCCCGGCTGCGCGGCGGCTTCATCCCCAATGCTTCCTTAACCCGCCGCCGCACCTCTTCCTGCAACTCTGGATGCGCTTTGAGCCACGCTTTGGCAGCCTCCCGGCCCTGGCCAATTCGCTCTTCCCCATAGGCGTACCAGGAACCACTCTTCTGAATAATTTTGTGCTCGACCGCCAGATCGACCAGTTCCCCCAGAACTGAAATGCCCTCGCCGTAGATAATGTCGAACTCCGCTTCACGGAACGGAGGAGCCACTTTGTTTTTAACAATCTTCACCTTTGTACGGTTACCCACTACTTCGGTCCCCTCCTTGATCGCTCCGATGCGTCGAATATCCATGCGCACCGATGCGTAGAACTTGAGCGCCCGGCCTCCGGTAGTGGTTTCAGGATTGCCGAACATGACGCCAATCTTTTCGCGGAGCTGGTTGATAAAGATGAGCACCGTACGCGTGCGGTTGATCGTACCGGTCAGCTTACGCAGCGCCTGGCTCATCAGACGGGCCTGAAGCCCGACATGACTGTCGCCCATGTCGCCCTGAATTTCTGCCTGCGGTACCAGCGCCGCCACAGAGTCAACTACAATAACGTCAAGCGCTCCGCTACGCACCAGGGTATCGCAGATATTCAGGGCTTGTTCGCCGGTGTCTGGCTGCGACACCAGCAGGTTGTCCAGATCGACTCCCAGATTGGCAGCGTAGCGCGCATCAAAAGCATGCTCTGCATCAATAAAAGCACAGGTTCCCCCCAGCTTCTGCGCCTCCGCCATAATGTGCAGCGCCAGTGTCGTCTTACCAGACGACTCGGGGCCAAAGATCTCAATGATGCGTCCCCGAGGCACTCCTCCCACTCCCAACGCTGCGTCCAACGCCAGCGAGCCTGTAGGGATTACGTCGACCGAAATGGCCGGCGCATCCCCCAGCCGCATGATTGCTCCTTTACCGTACTGCTTTTCAATATGCTTAACCGCCAGTTCCAGCGCCTTGGCTTTTGCCGAGTCCTGAATGGCCATGATACCTGCTTTCGATTAATCGTTGTCGGTTAGCTCTTTTTGTAACATCAGTAGAGTCGGTGACATCTATCTGTCACCGATGAAATATAGCCGCCCTGGGAACCTTTTGTTGAAGTAAATGACGTCGCAAAAGATCCAGGGCTGCTGCGGTAGCCCGCTGTTTAAACCGTTTCCGATCGTCTGGTAGAAAGTAGCGCTGCGCAAAGGCTACCTGGTCATCGGCCAGTCCAATCCAGACCGTACCCACGGGCTTGTCGGGCGTGCCTCCGGTTGGCCCGGCAATGCCCGTCGTTGCAAGTGCTACCTGCGCTCCGAGCCGCTTACGCACGCCCCGGGCCATTTGAATAGCCACAGCCTCGCTGACAGCTCCTTCGCGTGCGAGCAGCTCCGGCGCCACTCCGAGCACTTCGACTTTGACTGCATTATCATAAGCCACGACGCCTCCTCGAAAGTAGGTGGAGGCGCCGCTCACGTTGGTTATGCAATCGGCCAGATGGCCTCCTGTGCAGCTCTCAGCTACCGCGACCGTAGCACCTAATCGTCGCAGCAACTTGCCGACCACCACCTCCAGCGTCTCTCCGGAAAGGCTTACCAGATACGGCTGGATGCGCTTCTGGATAAATGCAACCAGCTCGCTTAGCCGCTGCTGCGCCGCTTCACGGCTCGCAGCGCGCGCTGTCAACCGAAGGCGCACGCCGTAAGGGCTCGGCAAATACGCCAACTGCACTGCCTCATCAAGCAACGATTCCACCCCTTGGAGCCGCTGCTGCAGCTCGGATTCACCAATGCCGGCCGTTACCAGCGTGCGTTGTAGAATGGCAGGACGTCCGGGCAATTGCTGCAGGCGAGGCAGTACAGCTTCGCGCATCAATCCCTGCAGCTCGTGCGGCACTCCGGGCAACACGACCACAATGCCGGAAGCATCCTGCAACCACAGTCCAGGAGCTGTGCCGAGCGGGTTAGGGATCGGAGTAAACCCCTCAGGAACCAGGGCCTGCACCTGATTGCGTTCGGGCATGTGTCGTCCGCGGCGCGTGAAGTACGCCTTGATCTGCTCCAGCAGCGCCGCGTGCATTTGCAATGGCCGGTTCAGGCAGTCGGCCAGCGCCTCTCGGGTTCGGTCATCGTGCGTCGGCCCCAGCCCCCCGCACACGATCACCACGTCTGCTTCTGCCCGGGCCCGCTGCAACGCCTGGCAGATCGCGTGGGGATCATCTCGGAGCGTTTCGGCGCGCACCACGG includes the following:
- the recA gene encoding recombinase RecA, with the protein product MAIQDSAKAKALELAVKHIEKQYGKGAIMRLGDAPAISVDVIPTGSLALDAALGVGGVPRGRIIEIFGPESSGKTTLALHIMAEAQKLGGTCAFIDAEHAFDARYAANLGVDLDNLLVSQPDTGEQALNICDTLVRSGALDVIVVDSVAALVPQAEIQGDMGDSHVGLQARLMSQALRKLTGTINRTRTVLIFINQLREKIGVMFGNPETTTGGRALKFYASVRMDIRRIGAIKEGTEVVGNRTKVKIVKNKVAPPFREAEFDIIYGEGISVLGELVDLAVEHKIIQKSGSWYAYGEERIGQGREAAKAWLKAHPELQEEVRRRVKEALGMKPPRSRAELDEVYLEE
- a CDS encoding competence/damage-inducible protein A, with translation MKIILLTIGDELLTGTTVNTNAAWLGAELTAHGFTVVRAETLRDDPHAICQALQRARAEADVVIVCGGLGPTHDDRTREALADCLNRPLQMHAALLEQIKAYFTRRGRHMPERNQVQALVPEGFTPIPNPLGTAPGLWLQDASGIVVVLPGVPHELQGLMREAVLPRLQQLPGRPAILQRTLVTAGIGESELQQRLQGVESLLDEAVQLAYLPSPYGVRLRLTARAASREAAQQRLSELVAFIQKRIQPYLVSLSGETLEVVVGKLLRRLGATVAVAESCTGGHLADCITNVSGASTYFRGGVVAYDNAVKVEVLGVAPELLAREGAVSEAVAIQMARGVRKRLGAQVALATTGIAGPTGGTPDKPVGTVWIGLADDQVAFAQRYFLPDDRKRFKQRATAAALDLLRRHLLQQKVPRAAIFHR